ataaagctgaagagtttgttcgtttgtttgtttgaacgcgctaatctcaggaactaccggtccaaactgaaaaattctttttgcgttggatagccctttgttcgtggagtgctataggctatatatcatcacgctatacccaataggagcggagcagtaatagctaatctcaggaactaccggtccaaactgaaaaattctttttgtgttggatagccctttgttcgtagagtgctataggctacatatcatcacgctatacccaataggagcggagcagtaatggctaatctcaggaactaccggtccaaactgaaaaaatatttttgcgttggatagccctttgtttgtagagtgctctaagttatatatcatcacgctatacccaataggagcggagcagtaatggctaatctcaggaactaccagtatgaactgaaaaattcgttttgttttgcatagccctttatttgtgaagtgctatgggctatatatcatcacgctatgaccaataggagcggagcagtaatgaaacatgttgcaaaaacggggacaatttattagttttgagagcttccgttgcgtgcgctgcgtaaacggttaaagttatgcaaaaatgatgtatgacgggattgttcctcttaaaaagttctaaaaaatattattataaaacaaagtcccccactgcatccgtctgcctgaacgtgttaaactcaaaaactacacaaCGCATTATGATGAAATatggtatgaagacagtttgagaccctgggaagaacataggctcccgggaaactactacttttataaccgaaaactttagcctgaaaaactttataacgcgggcggagccgcgggcaaaagctagtattttgaTAATCCTCTGGGGTCTGTTTCGGTAGCATAAAAAATGTGCAAGCTTTCCTAAGTGTAACATCTAACTCCATAGACTCAGTGACCCAAAGTGTAAATCAAGATTACTGTCATAGACTAGACTAGACACCGAGTTAATCAAGtaatatacaaaagtatttaaacaaATGTCATCAATTAAGTCCAATGGCATCACTATTTGGAGTTAATTAAAATggatattgttaatttaatgaaGTCCATGAAAATTAAGACTAGAAactataaaattgaatttttcgACTATATAAATTCATCAATCATCAATATTGAAAGAAATGAAGAAGTACGTATAAAAGCTGTTGTTTTGCATCCCCGCCATATTTGAAGAGTCTATTGTAATGGGTACACATAATCatctaataatacaataaaaatcctACCTCAAACTGGAATctgaatatttgattaaattattttacgatgaTTTAGAATTAACCTCCACGTACATGGCAGAATAGGAGTAATAGGACCCCACGGTAATGCGAATAGTTCACGCACACACGGACGACACCAGCTCTTTGCCATCGACACGGCTAGCACGCGCGGCCGCAGAGCGCGTCAAAGCactttgtgtgtgtgtgtgtgtgttgtgtggcGCTTAAATCATCAATGCCACACGGGGCGAGTCGGGGTGATAGCCATTACACgggtggttttatttttaatcaataattattttttaaaagtgtaatttttggtacatatttttctattgatTCGAGTTCTATAAGTGGATTATACCAACCTCCGTAAATATGGCGGAGATGCAAGACAACACCGAGTATAACAGACtttattattgtacaattgAAATCTCTATGATACTTAACGAAAGCGAATGAATGACTAGAGAcgtcaataaaatataccagAAAAATGATAAATCCAATGTTAATACATACTATgtctgtttatttaatttccatttaTTCAATTTCTAGGAAAAGGCTTTTTGATCCGCTGCCGGAGGAGCCAGAATATGTGCCGCTTCCTGAATTGGACAACATACGACCAGGTGGATTCGACTGGCGCCGACCTTACCAACCCAACAACcaagaaaatgaaaatagatAAACATTTATGCTACCAAAACGGCGAGTGATAATATTTAAAGCCAAACTACATATTTAAGATATCAATATTGCGTAATGGTATTTTTGGAAGTAGGAGGTTTCATGTCTAGTACATTTAATGTAATGTGTGAATTTAGccataagaaaaatattcaatgccaatgttattttattttatcaatcaCCAGCAATATGTGTATAACGAAGATTGTCTTGTCTAAATAGCCCCAAAGGTAAGAACATAAAATCGTATTTGTGGATATATTGGCTAGCATCATTTTTTTGGGTAAATGATCATCACAGCATTTCCCGATACTTTTTGAGATCCTTCAGGTGTTGACGTcattttcatgtttttatttacttatagaaAACTAGTTTGATATAGCagacttaaataaaacaaataaattaatatttggaattgtttattCTAGTGTTTCACGCAAGTTATCGGATCGGAGAAACTTCACAGCATAATGCAACATCGAAAGCCGTTCGACAGTGAGCTTTCATACATTCCACAAATCACAAAAATGTGTTAAtgtcaatacaaataaattacattacagaacatagaaaaaatattgaatacataCACATACGTTAGTATccacgaaaaataaatttaacgatCACAAtcatataattacttaatttatatagaaactacatcacaaaatgaaattaaaaaaaatcttatagaaCCTTTTAGCGCTAAATAGCAGCTATGAAAAGTGAAAATCAGTGATTGTTATTTAGTACTAATGTCCCAATAGCTAGCTTCATTTAGTGTTTAAATTTGGGCTAAGACATTTAGCTTTTGGGTTTTCATCGTTTTCTAACATGGCCTCTGGGGCATAGCGGACGATGACCTTGTTCTTGTTACGCTTCAACAAGAGGACACGGGTTCGATCGCCGCATGGAGGTCAATGTTTGTGTCATCccgaaataatatttgttgcaGGCCAGTGTGGTGAGAGTTGTGAGTTCGAAAAAAGTTCCTACTCAGGCACAATTGTATCTCAGTGCGAACTATAAATCAGACTGCTAgatgtattgatttatttttgttatatttattgggGGCCGACCCCACTTTAGAGTAGGACAGACAGAAGAAGAGACATtagttaaacttttatattattgatctCAAAGACCATCCATTACAATTGACAAGTTTTTATGATGAATGTGTTTGCAAAACGACATTCATTAGTACTACAATAATAACaagaacaataaaaactataatcagTCTTCAATcaaacgttatttttttaaatatcgaaaagCTGCACACGATGTGTGTCACCTGATGGCAAATCAACATGCCCACCACTCGTGAACACCCAGTCACCAGGGTTCAGAAATCGTGGATGCAATATTATCTTTTAGACTATCCTAAAACATACGGTGCCGCGATCTCAGCGGTTTACATAGCATTCCATATTTCCACTATTTCACACGTGAAAGTGTATGTGTGCGATACCGTATGCTATCTAGGCAATGAACGGTAAATTTTAGGGCATTATTAGGGCACAAGGCCTCtatcatttaaaatactaagattaaaaatacactcgatcatattttttttgcaaacacAGTATCGTGTGTTTCAAAAGTAATGAAtataatgacttattttgaaGTGTATTATCTGCGATTTAGGTCAATACGGCAGCAACTGCAGGAAATATTGGCAAAgattaagtaggtatttataccgatattattttaatatatttgtatcttGAAATACATTACTTAATTTGGCTACCTTTGATACACGTTAATAACAATGATGCAAAACTTATTTTGTGCCGcaaattttattgcataattttaGTCTTTATCAGATGCTAGAATATAGAACCATTTGATCAGACATCAATCAAGACTAGGCGAGTAGTTTCTACGTTTGATATTTTTCGTGTTTGGGTgagacaataattaaaataatcatctTCCATAACATAATGGATAAGAACCCAACTAATGGGAATACCACCGTTTGAATGTTTTAAACGGGCAAAGTAGTTCACAAGAAAGAATTCATACGAGATGAATTATTTTGCATCTGTAGAACATACGTATAAACTCATAAGTGAGCAATGTTTGCTCATTAGACAATTCGTCATTTAGAGAAACCCCTAACATGCTCTATAAGCATTATCAACTAAATCAcagtaaattaagaaaaaagagaatcagatcattttataattacagcgtgatttaaattgaataaacaatTCTCTTTTGCTAATATCAGGAAGAGCACACTGCGATAATAAAATCGAGACACTATGGTTACATACATTATAGATAGAGCTTACGTCATTTTTGTCGGTACTAGTCCATCTCGAATGTATATAATCAAAGATATCGTGCAGAAATTAGTTCGTAGTGCGCGCTAATCCACCGGACGAGTAAACGTAAAGATGACGCCCCATTTCAATAATATCACAGCACTATCAATCGAACGattgatttgatattttattttgtacaccGTTATAATATGTTTGGTCTTTACTTACATACGTAGGCGTACCCAGGTGGACAGGGAAGGACAAATGCCTCCCCCCTGTATTCAACAGAAATACTTGTATGTATGGTTGTGTAATGTGTTGAGTTATTGAGACTACCTATATTAAATTTTCGCTCCCACCTTTCCCTTCCCCTGAGTTGAAAGCTGAATATGAACGTTATtataaaatgctaataaatatgtGATGTATATTGACCATATTCAACCTGTGCAATTTAAACGCTCACGGAGATGGGACATCCtctttatgtaaattgacaaacaaaatgtttgatattaataattaaccaAGCAAAAATGTCcgtattttgtaagtttttggTGTCGGCGTTGTCACTAACTAATTTCGTCAATATAATGAACAAAAACGAGCCTAAAATATATCTACACAAATCACAATTAGGACATCTTCATAGCGCTACGATCGCGAGTAGCACCGTTATGTCGTCCGGCTTTCCACCTGCAAACAAAcagttattttaacaaaaacaacaaataacaaGTAATAATACAATGATGACCTGAAAGTCGCGTCATTGGCGGAGTGGCATCGCAACCAGTATTTGTAACTGCCgatgtttattattgaaaataatacgaTTTCATAAAGACTCATAAAAGTTTTAGAAAATGGAACAATTAAAATCTTTACCTACCATCACAACAATGCAATTTcccactatttataaaatatactgctCTCTGTGACTTGGTCTTGAATAGACAATAccgataatttatgttaaatattaccATAATAGTTTTTTACTTAACATAATTTCCTTATTCATTGCTGCGTTTAAGACTCAAGTTCGcagtcaaatatatttttaacccgATTTCAATATCTTGATACATGTATCGTTTGATTGGTGACACCTTTATGAATAGCTTGGTGTTACTCGCGGGTTTGCCCCCGGTAATAGCCTTTTTCGCCAAAAAATTCCTTAAATCACTGTATTGTCCTTAAAAATCACATTctaaaaatttgaaatttccCACGGCGGAAAATTatcgtgataaaaagtagcataatatattatgtacatagtCTATCTAGGTTCCAAATACATTCAGCTTCTTCtgagtttattttaaacatcaaacATTATCACAAATATTCGCATAAATAACATGAGTAAGAAaaattagtaagataagaaaaaaatattttgatataggtACGCACCGATCGCGTCAATGCCGTTCTGACGTGCACTCTTAGCGAAGGGTGACATGTAACAGCCGTCGAAGGAGAGGTTTCTGGCCATCCACGCGATGGAGTTGGCGACGGCCTGCAGCCGCTGCGAGTCGCCGGCGAGCCCCTGCGCGCGCCGCATCTCCGCCACCAGCACCGGCTCGGGCACGTTGTCGAACACGCCGTCGGTCGCCACCAGTATTACGTCGCCGCACTCCACCGCGAACTCGGATGTCTCCGCGGATTCAGgcctaaaaacaaatattgtaccAACTGAACGAATTGACCATAAGGCTACTTTGAGAAAATGACGTGTGGATCTGCTGTACATAGGCTTCTATTAAAGATTTCCATTTGGACCTGTCAAAAGCTGCCTGTATACAGGGTGTTCCTGCTACCTTTACCAATGCGTGGACTGTGGATGGTCtgagaaaattataagtagCCTAAGATTAGGATactagaatttaaatttaatataaccacatatatattttttttcgatatctaaataaatattaatacaattattataactaaaaaaaactttgtcatTTAACTTGACAGTCTATTTCGAGCAGTAACTACATTTTTATACTGtccaaaaaagaaaacagatataaagttattatttaaggttatagcttaaggtccatttttcatacattgtgtttcacctttaatctgggtaactaaacaagtattggcaagtaaagaatttaaattcacgtctagttagtgattagttctcgcagttgaaagaaaaacgtaaaaataattaataatcatggatatttctgcctttaaaatttaatattaagctGCGAAATATcataactagacgtgaatttaaattctttacttgtcaatacttgtttagttacccagattaaaggtgaaacaaaatgtatgaaaaatggaccttaagctataaccttaagttttATTATCAGTAAGTAAAATTAGAGCTAATCACAAAAAACCGTTATGTGTCAATTGCCATTGTTTTAACCCACAATTCTTTTGACATTTGGGGGTTCATAGCTAGGTAAGAGGTAAGACCCTTGCCTAGTTTATCCCCTgtcttctttaaaaatatatttgctaaaatatttaaaaacgcagtgtttttcaaatgtaaaataattgattacgAAGTTTTATGACATTCCAAGATttcacttttgttttaataattgaactattaatacacatttaaaatgtaacacCATAAATTAAATCAGAGCACGTGAGTTTAAAGACTTGGCAATCGTCCATTGAgctaaaaattctaatattagtGCATACAGAAATACTACAGCTGTGTTGTGGAATGAGCACATGATCACGGGACTTTAGTACGAGAATCAGGTCTTATGACTATGGAACAATGACTATTTATTAGCATGGGTAATGTTCTCTGGCGACGAAGTCCATGTtcattaatatcatttatttctctaaattaaaatcttataataataggGCTATTCCCTATACTATAAATTGAAATGTAATAATTGTCCACTGCCGCTACATTCGGTCATaatcacaaaataaatcataatataaagatatcaCATATATAGTACTGTTATTTGAGAAATGAATTTGAAAACGAAGTTCAAAACTACAATAATaagttacttataatattttttatgaggtCGTTAAAGTGCGACGTTTGTTTCATACtcatttaaatttctatacactCTAAAAATACACTGTAGCTAGCGTTTAAAGAATACAGTAATACGTTCGCGTGCATGCTTACATAAGTAGCGTGTTAGACCTATTACAGTGTGTTAGATAGTGAAGACTTTTTACAACTAAAAGCTAAGAAAAGGGTATTTTCTTATAAACCataatgcaaataattattatatgtttaagaATACTAATTttgtgtgaaaatatattttatgattacttAGCAATTTTACTggtgatatttataaataaagtctataCTATGTACTATGCATAATctcaattaacaaaattataaagaagcttagacaataaagataatatgaAATCATACGCGTAAGTGCAAATTCTCAGGGTCATTTATTAGTATACGCCAACACTGGTATATTTACAGTAAACAAGCTATATTTGAAGccattattaagattttttttatattttacctggCCCTGCTCCAATATTCAAAAAGAAAACATGTCACATGGTAGGTTTTTATATCGACAATAATGAGGATTCTATTAAAAGGATTTCTTCAAACAGTTAATTGAAAATTTCTTCTATGAACCGGAATATGGTGCTCAAATCTGACTTTAAATAGTAAGTATGTGTAGACTATATTAATGACCAGATAGGCTTACTCAAGTTTCAAGATATCCCGTGCTTATAGAAAAGATCTGACTAGAACCATCAGATGAGTTTAATGGTCTAACTCTAGCTCTTAAAATAGTGTATCTGCAGGTATATGATGGCTGTTACcaaaataagattttacaatAACCAGAACGACAATAATTGGCTACTCGACGATTATTCGTAATCTGGTCTATGTCAGGGgtctactatatttttttaaattatctgatCGAATTGACAGCTCTAAGACTGTCAAGAAGGTCAAGTACatgctaaattaaatattccgtAAACCAACAGCGAAGTGACAGCGTGTAAAGTTAATTTTGTGGGTTTCCTCAGTTGGAATGTTGTAATCATGATTTTCTCCTAAAGTCTGAATCATGCGTCTACCTGTAGTAttaggtttaaaaataattttattaattattcaatgacGTAATATTTTAGGTACTTTCGAAAAGGCGACAATAGATATAGTTGTCACAAAAAcatgttatgtaaaaaaatatgctaagagcggaatatttaaaaaatataagaatttgcTTAACTATAGAATATGGAATCCACAAAACGATGGTGTCCATCGCTGACTTAGTATTctgaataaaacataataagtatattttacttatgtcaaagatatttttttataaaagacattataaagtatattttaatattgaataccTATATCCTATCTCtaagttgtttaaaatatatcaaaaaaccATGTATTTTACTGCGTATTTTACTTTAGACAACACATAATTTATCAAACGACATGCAGAGCTAATAGAAAAGAACATCCTTGAATGCAGTGTTTATGCCACTATCTATATTGAAATAACCTTTCGCTACTTTTCTAATAGCATCACAAACAAATAGTGTTCCCTATCGCTTTATGTTCTGACGTGTAATGAATGGTTCGTTAATTAAAGATGTTTCGGAATTTCAGTAAACAAATGagtatattcaataatataaccgatttctttagttttataactTCGTACatttgaaattgtattaatcaatttatttaaaattatgatgtttATACACAATCCGTCATCAAAATGCACctcaattgaatattttataacctgGCTGACTTAGGCGGCATATTAAACGCCCCATGGTAACATATAGTTTCGTATATAATAactcgttttaaaaaaaaaatctcaatggCATTACAAAAATAGATTATGCAGttcaattaatgtttttaaggaaataattcaaattaagtGATGATGccatattttaatcaaaattactttaatcATCAAAGGAATGCTATTATCTGTTTGTTTTTTAGCATTTCACTGATAATGCCAAACCATAAGCACGCGATCAATTTACACGGGACGAAAcagttttataacattaattgtaaaacaGTTGGCTAAACTGCAATGTTACGAACAAGTATTTGGCAAACGCAGGTATATGGTGGGGACaggaaaatgataattttatcagATACTGGAAtatttaacatacataatatgtactgtACAGGTAAGACACGTTCAAGCAGTTTGATTATGATTGCCAAGCAAATATCAAAGTCAACGTCTAATTTACATGGATTATGGTcaacaaacaaatacataacTTTACTGTTGATgatcgatatttattatttagaaaccTATTGGCCAATAGTATTATGGTAGTGTGCAACTAATCTATCGAGATGCATCAATGCGCACGCTGTTTTCGTTATAAATAGATGATGATAAACGCAAATTGGAAATTAGATTACTTCTTTTTACTAGCTCGAACCTGTTTCGATTAGCCTAACAAATGACTGCGCTGAAGTTATTTCCTTATCATGTTATAGAGTTACCGATGTATTACCATATGAAGCACGAATTATTCTCTCCAGCTCAGATATGGCTTTTAATCCAAAATTCACAGAAAATGTAATTGTTTTCGAATCGATCCCAGACCCTCTTAGTTCATAGCCCAAGCATGAATACAAACATTACTTGTTTTCTCAAGTTACACCAATTTGGTACGAGGTTGACTTCCATTGTAGATTAGTCCGggtgataaataaaacaaggacATCATTTGAGCTGCGGACGTACGAAAAACACGCAATGaatacgtattttatataattaaaagtcGTAATAgaaagaataaagaaaatttgtactttaaaatatacttatctacACGCTAGTTTTGTACTGCtgctaaaacaaaaatatattatcatttaaaagtCTTATTCAATTCTTTGAAGCCTGacaatatttcagttttatCACAAATTGGCTTTTGCCGgaggctccgcccgcgtgaataagtttttctgggataaataatTTCCCGGCATAAAAAAGTATCCTATAGCACGCAGGAGCACCTAATGTGGCatcctataaattaaaaaaaatcaaaatcggtttagtagttcatCAGTTTAGCGCGTTTTAcatcaaacaaattcttcagctttatatattagtatagatacaaTGAATTCAGTTGAAGGTATTTATAGTTCGGGTCAGCCCTATTAGCCCTGTTAGCCCTTTTCCGTCTACGGGGCCTAtccatatttttacaattacggACGTtataatcgaaggacagctttgatagtcgTAAAGGTAAGAGTCCAAAATATCCTATTTATCTGACTATACGTATATTATATCTTTCTTCTTGGGGATGGATGACGTATCTAATGTCACatcaatgtttatattttactagcttttgcccgcggctccgcccgcgttataaaagtttttcgggctaaagttttccgttataaaagtcactatattttccgggagcctatgttcttcccagggtctcaaactgtctccataccaaattttatcctaatacgttgggtagtttttgagtttaacacgttcaggcagacagatgcagcggggactttgttttatgatatatttttagaacttttaagaggaacaatcccgtcatacattattgttgcataactttaaccgtttacgcagcgcacgcaacagaagctctcaaaactaataaattgtccccgtttttgcatcatgtttcattactgctccgctcctattgatcatagcgtgacgatatataacctatagcactccaggaacaatgggctatccaacacaaaaatatttttttcagttcgaaccggtagttcctgagattagcgattactgctccgctcctattgggcatagcgtgatgatatatatagcctatagcattccaggaacaaagggctatccaacacaaaaagaattattcagtttggaccggtagttcctgagattagccattactgctccgctcctattgggtatagcgtgatgatatataacctatagcactccacgaacaaatggctatccaacgcaaaaagaatttttcagttcggaccgatagttcctgagattaggcattactgctccgctcctattgggtatagcgtgatgatatatagcctatagcactctacgaacatagggctatccaacgcaaaaagaatttttcagtttggaccggtagttcctgagattagccattactgctccgctcctattgggtatagcgtgatgatatatagcctatagcactccacgaacaaagggctatccaacgcaaaagattttttcagttcggaccgatagttcctgagattaggcattactgctccgctcctattgggtatagcgtgatgatatatagcctatagcactctacgaacatagggctatccaacgcaaaaagaatttttcagtttggaccggtagttcctgagattagccattactgctccgctcctattgggtatagcgtgatgatatatagcctatagcactccacgaacaaagggctatccaacgcaaaagatttttcagttcggaccgatagttcctgagattaggcattactgctccgctcctattgggtatagcgtgatgatatatagcctatagcactccacgaacatagggctatccaacgcaaaaagaatttttcagtttggaccagtagttcctgagattagcgcgttcaaacaaacaaacaaacaaacaaactcttcagctttaNNNNNNNNNNNNNNNNNNNNNNNNNNNNNNNNNNNNNNNNNNNNNNNNNNNNNNNNNNNNNNNNNNNNNNNNNNNNNNNNNNNNNNNNNNNNNNNNNNNNNNNNNNNNNNNNNNNNNNNNNNNNNNNNNNNNNNNNNNNNNNNNNNNNNNNNNNNNNNNNNNNNNNNNNNNNNNNNNNNNNNNNNNNNNNNNNNNNNNNNNNNNNNNNNNNNNNNNNNNNNNNNNNNNNNNNNNNNNNNNNNNNNNNNNNNNNNNNNNNNNNNNNNNNNNNNNNNNNNNNNNNNNNNNNNNNNNNNNNNNNNNNNNNNNNNNNNNNNNNNNNNNNNNNNNNNNNNNNNNNNNNNNNNNNNNNNNNNNNNNNNNNNNNNNNNNNNNNNNNNNNNNNNNNNNNNNNNNNNNNNNNNNNNNNNNNNNNNNNNNNNNNNNNNNNNNNNNNNNNNNNNNNNNNNNNNNNNNNNNNNNNNNNNNNNNNNNNNNNNNNNNNNNNNNNNNNNNNNNNNcagacagaatagttttttatcatgctccaaaccagatcagtgagggtatctggaacagaagatatgtatgttatattatattattatattacatttctaaacaacaacgtttgctctgtcttatttttcttttactctgttttcctaaattgcatttatacatcaacacagttgactggattttggaacctcgtggctaccacaaatcacataatattaccACAACTTCT
This portion of the Manduca sexta isolate Smith_Timp_Sample1 chromosome 14, JHU_Msex_v1.0, whole genome shotgun sequence genome encodes:
- the LOC119189261 gene encoding protein phosphatase PTC7 homolog, whose product is MYSRSTRHFLKVALWSIRSVGTIFVFRPESAETSEFAVECGDVILVATDGVFDNVPEPVLVAEMRRAQGLAGDSQRLQAVANSIAWMARNLSFDGCYMSPFAKSARQNGIDAIGGKPDDITVLLAIVAL